In Pyrus communis chromosome 1, drPyrComm1.1, whole genome shotgun sequence, the following are encoded in one genomic region:
- the LOC137710393 gene encoding uncharacterized protein, which yields MAVSLASIVPVSSLVSEDLLVGLFGLAELYNCIEELVLSPVTQQALRHQQCKAIVEEALDGSVGLLDSCGSARDILLTMKEHVQNIQSALRRRTGDIETTVHSCICFRKKAKKSIAKSLRELKIMETDLGSFHLLDCDHGVLIVLKLLRELSDQQKKAKRFTKVGSVDVALCSLHGNIRRSDAKIDVLVVQWRLDTLDCSISSLDAGLEIFFRYLLQHRVSLLKVLTP from the exons ATGGCGGTTTCATTGGCATCCATAGTACCTGTGAG TTCTCTAGTGAGTGAGGATCTTCTGGTGGGCTTGTTTGGCCTAGCAGAGTTGTACAATTGCATCGAGGAACTTGTTCTCTCTCCAGTGACCCAACAAGCACTTCGCCACCAACAGTGCAAAGCAATTGTGGAAGAAGCACTTGACGGGTCAGTTGGGTTGCTAGACTCATGTGGTAGTGCAAGAGACATTCTGTTGACAATGAAGGAACATGTCCAGAACATCCAATCCGCATTGCGCAGGAGGACTGGAGACATCGAAACTACCGTTCATTCCTGCATTTGCTTCCGCAAAAAGGCAAAGAAGAGCATTGCAAAGAGCCTCAGAGAGTTGAAGATAATGGAAACAGATCTTGGGTCATTCCATCTCTTGGATTGTGACCACGGTGTACTAATAGTGCTTAAATTGTTAAGAGAGTTAAGTGAT CAACAGAAAAAGGCCAAACGGTTTACAAAAGTGGGAAGTGTTGATGTTGCTCTTTGCTCACTCCATGGAAATATCAGAAGGAGTGATGCCAAGATTGATGTGCTGGTGGTTCAGTGGAGACTAGACACACTGGATTGCAGCATATCCAGCCTTGATGCTGGATTGGAAATATTCTTCAGATACCTATTGCAACATAGAGTGTCTCTACTTAAAGTCCTTACACCTTGA